The following coding sequences are from one Haliotis asinina isolate JCU_RB_2024 chromosome 3, JCU_Hal_asi_v2, whole genome shotgun sequence window:
- the LOC137278377 gene encoding zinc finger protein 431-like → MASGPFTAAGQLGSNMMCMGVPALNYAYMNMMRNPNSALAHLAENQVNPNLETQIRNHIGENSLISVLHTPDGKVFRCNLCAKSFTVWTELEIHLRTHAGEGTTTTGHMTQVFNEEGETTFGCNLCEKKFKVWGHLQAHIRSHTNVNKDKGHVNLQNHVNVQNQNQNPNQNPEMQNLELRDNVQKSQNEPKMNINQVNLSNGENILQKLSIFMCNVCTKTFKTREQLQEHGKLHNHSLDGRKEGTCMNIGTDPMDITFDCNLCARTFSARELFQDHMKSHVNDRAALYMMYTPDKECPYKCNFCGETFKVMMNLQNHIKTHMLNTNINTTKIKTEKQFKCTECKKSYDVWGHLQAHMKKHTGESKSAAQLVEGQIPFKCEICDKIFSAKAHLMGHMKSHGDPAVCDICGKEFMSQNHLQRHRIIHTGERPHKCDICGMKFIRKEHLKRHVMTHLADKSVMCGCDMCGKFFSRPEHLRRHYRMHTGERPFKCDLCEKEYSRKDRLQHHMRSHEKEVRDVLMNSAFNMNEMVGQTMKRSSSSGEGQTSSNSSISSQSSNGDVNQQQQQQQQQQQQQQQQQQQQQQPSQSYPQVSSAQQFSHSPDMSLSQASMSSNNQNHNHNNNSNNGEAPSHAELAAACSSPALAQAPIITAEQAVRLSQSINVPNCSQAQMMNNAIKIPLVCSSPATIIAPAIALQTIGQGLHMPGQNLGLASLQDRQHMMHGHSMDGNLGQGQMLNMLRQTHTPVSHYGNSC, encoded by the coding sequence ATGGCTTCGGGTCCCTTCACGGCTGCTGGGCAGCTGGGTAGCAACATGATGTGCATGGGTGTGCCTGCACTCAACTACGCCTACATGAACATGATGAGGAATCCCAATAGTGCTCTTGCCCATTTGGCAGAAAATCAGGTGAATCCTAACCTGGAAACTCAGATCAGGAACCACATTGGTGAGAACTCCCTGATCAGTGTCCTGCATACCCCGGATGGAAAAGTGTTCCGCTGTAATTTGTGTGCCAAGTCGTTCACAGTATGGACTGAACTCGAAATACACTTGCGAACTCATGCTGGGGAGGGTACGACTACGACTGGTCACATGACCCAGGTGTTCAATGAGGAAGGCGAGACAACTTTCGGCTGTAATCTCTGCGAGAAGAAATTCAAAGTGTGGGGTCACTTGCAAGCTCATATTCGCAGTCATACaaatgtcaacaaggacaaaGGGCATGTAAACCTGCAGAATCATGTCAATGTTCAGAATCAGAATCAGAATCCCAATCAAAACCCTGAAATGCAGAACCTCGAGCTCAGGGACAATGTTCAGAAGTCTCAGAATGAACCAAAGATGAACATTAACCAAGTCAACCTATCTAATGGTGAAAACATTTTGCAAAAGTTGTCAATTTTCATGTGTAATGTGTgtacaaaaacattcaaaacacGAGAACAGTTGCAGGAGCACGGGAAACTGCACAATCACAGCCTAGATGGAAGGAAAGAAGGCACCTGTATGAACATAGGCACTGATCCAATGGACATCACTTTTGACTGCAATCTTTGTGCAAGAACGTTTTCTGCTCGCGAGTTGTTTCAGGACCACATGAAGAGTCATGTAAATGACCGTGCTGCCCTCTACATGATGTACACTCCAGACAAGGAGTGCCCCTACAAATGTAATTTCTGTGGGGAGACATTTAAGGTGATGATGAATCTGCAGAACCATATCAAGACGCACATGCTAAACACGAACATAAACACAACGAAGATCAAGACCGAGAAACAGTTTAAATGCACAGAATGCAAGAAGTCATATGATGTCTGGGGCCATCTCCAGGCCCACATGAAGAAACACACTGGAGAGAGCAAAAGTGCTGCTCAGCTTGTTGAAGGTCAGATTCCCTTCAAgtgtgaaatatgtgacaaaatCTTTTCTGCCAAAGCTCATTTAATGGGGCATATGAAGAGTCATGGTGATCCAGctgtttgtgacatttgtggGAAGGAATTCATGTCCCAGAATCATCTTCAGCGACACAGGATTATCCACACAGGGGAACGTCCTCATAAGTGTGATATCTGTGGAATGAAATTCATTCGTAAGGAACACTTGAAGAGACACGTGATGACGCACTTGGCAGACAAGTCAGTCATGTGCGGATGTGACATGTGCGGCAAATTTTTTAGCCGTCCAGAACATTTGCGTCGGCATTATCGTATGCACACTGGTGAAAGGCCTTTTAAATGTGACCTTTGTGAGAAAGAATATTCTCGTAAGGATCGCCTCCAGCACCACATGAGAAGCCATGAGAAGGAAGTCCGTGATGTGCTGATGAACAGTGCATTCAATATGAATGAGATGGTAGGCCAGACAATGAAACGGTCGTCATCAAGTGGTGAGGGGCAAACTAGCTCCAACTCCAGTATCTCCAGCCAGTCCTCCAATGGTGATGTCaaccagcaacagcaacaacaacagcaacaacagcaacaacaacaacaacagcaacaacaacaacaacaaccttcTCAGTCTTACCCTCAAGTATCTAGTGCTCAGCAGTTCTCTCACTCCCCAGATATGAGCCTTAGTCAAGCTTCCATGTCATCCAACAACCAGAATCATAATCACaataacaacagcaacaacggTGAAGCCCCATCGCACGCAGAGCTTGCAGCCGCCTGCAGCAGTCCTGCACTTGCTCAGGCACCCATCATCACAGCTGAACAAGCTGTCCGTCTGTCACAGAGCATCAATGTGCCCAACTGTAGTCAGGCCCAGATGATGAATAACGCCATCAAGATTCCCTTAGTATGCTCTTCCCCAGCAACCATCATTGCACCAGCGATTGCTCTACAGACCATTGGTCAGGGTCTGCACATGCCTGGTCAGAACCTTGGACTTGCTAGTCTTCAGGACCGTCAGCACATGATGCATGGACACTCGATGGATGGGAACTTGGGTCAAGGTCAGATGTTGAACATGCTAAGACAGACTCATACGCCTGTTAGCCATTATGGGAACTCCTGTTAA